One Veillonellaceae bacterium genomic window carries:
- a CDS encoding YkuS family protein produces MQGLIAVEKNLSNLFEALETSGYEVVPLDNADMDTVDAIVLSGLDINLMNMQDVVTNVPVINASGKTPTDILEELEKL; encoded by the coding sequence ATGCAAGGACTTATTGCTGTCGAAAAAAATCTAAGCAACCTGTTTGAAGCCTTAGAAACTAGTGGCTATGAAGTGGTACCGCTTGATAACGCTGATATGGATACTGTGGATGCCATTGTATTAAGTGGACTTGACATCAATCTAATGAACATGCAGGACGTTGTAACAAACGTACCGGTCATCAATGCTTCCGGCAAAACTCCAACTGATATTCTTGAAGAGCTTGAAAAACTATAA